One Streptomyces sp. NBC_01217 genomic region harbors:
- a CDS encoding tetratricopeptide repeat protein — protein MNDTYFEFGTAADRWDRAQMFFEAKEYTTAARILEGLVEEVPEQVSPRLLLARAYYHSARLGKAETELRAVLERDPVEHYARLMLGRTLERQGRSEEATGHLRMAAAFSGDFDSDADRTGI, from the coding sequence GTGAACGACACCTATTTCGAGTTCGGTACGGCCGCGGACCGCTGGGACCGTGCGCAGATGTTCTTCGAGGCGAAGGAGTACACGACCGCGGCCCGGATTCTGGAGGGTCTGGTCGAGGAGGTGCCGGAGCAGGTCTCTCCGCGTCTGCTGCTGGCCCGGGCGTACTATCACTCGGCCCGGCTCGGCAAGGCCGAGACGGAGCTGCGGGCGGTTCTGGAGCGCGACCCGGTGGAGCACTATGCGCGGCTGATGCTCGGCCGCACCCTTGAGCGCCAGGGGCGGAGCGAGGAGGCGACCGGTCATCTGCGGATGGCGGCGGCGTTCTCCGGGGACTTCGACTCCGATGCGGACCGCACGGGGATCTAG
- a CDS encoding GNAT family N-acetyltransferase, which yields MTDLETPRLLLRLMTASDALQVMAGKPGDGARWAPGYPSPGEMAAAERFLGACAAKGDPSPFGSYEIRRREDGMVIGGLGFHGAPDENGHVTIGYGLAPSAQGMGYASEALRALLLFAREQGVSCVHGDTDLDNLASQRVMTAVGMRLVREDTLLKHYRIDWDRRGGKE from the coding sequence ATGACCGACCTCGAAACACCCCGCCTCCTGCTCCGCCTGATGACCGCCTCCGACGCCCTGCAGGTGATGGCGGGCAAGCCGGGCGACGGCGCCCGCTGGGCACCCGGATACCCGTCCCCCGGCGAGATGGCCGCGGCCGAGCGTTTCCTCGGCGCCTGCGCGGCGAAGGGCGACCCCAGCCCCTTCGGCTCGTACGAGATACGCCGACGCGAGGACGGGATGGTGATCGGCGGGCTGGGATTCCATGGCGCACCGGACGAGAACGGGCACGTCACGATCGGCTACGGCCTCGCCCCCTCGGCGCAGGGCATGGGGTACGCCTCCGAGGCGCTGCGCGCACTGCTCCTGTTCGCCCGCGAGCAGGGCGTGAGCTGCGTGCACGGTGACACCGATCTGGACAACCTCGCGTCCCAGCGCGTCATGACAGCCGTGGGCATGCGCCTGGTCCGGGAGGACACGCTGCTGAAGCACTACCGGATCGACTGGGACCGGCGGGGCGGAAAGGAGTAG
- a CDS encoding LacI family DNA-binding transcriptional regulator codes for MSQLPNQPIEGPVPTSADVARLAGVSRATVSYVLNNNAAVRISEPTRRRVREAATELGYVPHAGARSLRAGHTRMVLLPTVNFPAAPLHHRFFHQLESGLRRLDYTVVQYGSTGLDAEDAPRAWAELRPVAVIAPGTVPLTPQGTAVLRRSGARAVITLGPRPVDGAHALVMDQRKVGSRAVGHLLERGRRRIGVVMPEESGLGLFAEPRLAGARQAAQSHGVLVEPLALRYEEESAARLAVRWRALGLDAVFAYNDEYAMLLMRALQDAGIEVPRETAVIGADDLMLGRLLRPRLSTVRMELGTAQPLADVVDRLVRHPGGAPEHHDLLRARAVHRESS; via the coding sequence ATGAGCCAGTTACCGAACCAGCCCATCGAAGGCCCCGTCCCGACCAGTGCCGATGTGGCACGGCTCGCCGGAGTCTCCCGGGCCACCGTGTCGTACGTACTGAACAACAACGCGGCCGTGCGGATCAGCGAACCCACCCGCCGCCGGGTCAGGGAAGCCGCCACCGAACTGGGCTATGTACCGCACGCGGGCGCCCGCAGCCTGCGCGCCGGGCACACCCGCATGGTGCTGCTGCCCACCGTGAACTTCCCGGCCGCCCCGCTCCACCACCGCTTCTTCCACCAGCTGGAATCCGGACTGCGCCGTCTCGACTACACCGTGGTCCAGTACGGCAGCACCGGCCTGGACGCCGAGGACGCGCCCCGCGCCTGGGCCGAACTCCGACCCGTCGCCGTCATCGCACCCGGCACCGTCCCCCTCACCCCGCAGGGCACGGCCGTACTCAGGCGATCCGGAGCCAGGGCCGTCATCACCCTCGGCCCGCGGCCGGTGGACGGCGCCCACGCACTGGTCATGGACCAGCGGAAGGTCGGCAGCCGCGCGGTCGGACATCTGCTGGAGCGCGGCCGGCGCCGCATCGGCGTCGTCATGCCCGAGGAATCCGGCCTCGGCCTGTTCGCCGAACCCCGGCTGGCCGGAGCCCGGCAGGCCGCACAGAGCCACGGGGTCCTCGTCGAACCGCTGGCGCTGCGGTACGAGGAGGAGTCGGCCGCACGGCTCGCCGTCCGCTGGCGCGCCCTGGGCCTCGACGCCGTGTTCGCGTACAACGACGAATACGCGATGCTCCTGATGCGGGCCCTGCAGGACGCGGGCATCGAGGTGCCACGCGAGACGGCCGTGATCGGCGCCGACGACCTGATGCTCGGCAGACTGCTGCGGCCCCGGCTCAGCACCGTGCGGATGGAGCTGGGCACGGCACAGCCGCTGGCCGACGTCGTCGACCGGCTGGTGCGCCACCCCGGCGGCGCCCCCGAGCACCACGATCTGCTGCGGGCCAGGGCGGTCCACCGCGAGTCCAGCTGA
- a CDS encoding SDR family NAD(P)-dependent oxidoreductase, giving the protein MSRTIVITGAGSGFGALAARALADAGHTVYAAMRNTTTRNADRVAEAAQYAAEHGVDLRTVELDVLSQESADAAIATILSEAGRLDVIIHNAGHMVTGPTEAFTPEELAAVYDTNVLGTQRVNRAALPHLRAQESGLVLWIGSTSTKGGTPPYLAPYFAAKAAMDALAVSYAAELARFNIETSIVVPGAFTSGTNHFVTGGPPADRTVVPDYEERYEGLMNQVSQRLAALAPADADVSQVADAIVAVVEAEHGKRPFRVHVDPADDGSEAVSAVADRIRAEFLTRIGLDDLLAPHTVVRHASERA; this is encoded by the coding sequence ATGAGCAGGACCATCGTGATCACAGGTGCGGGCTCCGGCTTCGGAGCACTGGCCGCACGCGCCCTGGCCGACGCCGGGCACACCGTCTACGCCGCGATGCGCAACACCACGACACGCAACGCCGACCGGGTCGCCGAAGCGGCCCAGTACGCCGCCGAGCACGGCGTGGACCTGCGTACCGTCGAACTCGACGTGCTCTCCCAGGAGTCCGCCGACGCCGCCATCGCCACGATCCTGTCCGAAGCCGGCCGCCTCGATGTGATCATCCACAACGCCGGGCACATGGTCACCGGCCCGACGGAGGCATTCACCCCCGAGGAACTGGCAGCGGTCTACGACACCAATGTCCTCGGCACCCAACGCGTCAACCGCGCGGCCCTGCCGCACCTGCGGGCCCAGGAGAGCGGCCTGGTCCTGTGGATCGGCTCCACCTCCACCAAGGGCGGCACCCCGCCCTACCTCGCCCCCTACTTCGCCGCCAAGGCCGCCATGGACGCCCTCGCCGTGTCGTACGCGGCCGAGCTGGCCCGCTTCAACATCGAGACCAGCATCGTCGTGCCCGGCGCCTTCACCTCGGGGACCAACCACTTCGTCACCGGCGGACCCCCCGCCGACCGGACGGTCGTCCCGGACTACGAGGAGCGCTACGAGGGCCTGATGAACCAGGTCTCCCAGCGCCTGGCCGCCCTGGCCCCGGCCGATGCCGATGTGTCCCAGGTGGCGGATGCGATCGTGGCCGTCGTGGAGGCAGAGCACGGCAAGCGGCCCTTCCGGGTCCATGTGGACCCGGCGGACGACGGCAGCGAGGCCGTCAGCGCCGTTGCCGACCGGATCCGGGCCGAGTTCCTCACAAGGATCGGCCTCGACGACCTGCTGGCCCCCCATACCGTCGTCCGGCACGCGTCAGAGCGTGCTTGA
- a CDS encoding dihydrolipoyl dehydrogenase family protein: protein MTDASLNTEYDVVVIGAGPVGENVADRARAAGLSTAVVEAELIGGECSYWACMPSKALLRPVVARADARRLPGLSDAVQGPLDTKAVLARRDAFASNWKDDGQAAWVEGIGADIYRGQGRITGVRTASVTAPDGTEHRLTARHAIAVCTGSRAVVPNLPGVEGAHPWTSREATSAKEVPGRLVIVGGGVVGVEMATVWQALGARVTMLIRGKGLLPKMEPFAGELVAEALAEGGADIRTGVSATSVRRTAPDGPVTVELDNGERVEADEILFATGRAPRTDDLGLETVGLTPGSWLTVDDSCRVDGTTWLYAIGDVNHRALLTHQGKYQARIAGAAIAARAAGVPLLETERWGAHAATADHAAVPQVVFTDPEAGAVGLTLAEAEEAGHRVRAVDYDLAAVAGSGLYADGYRGRARMVVDLDREILLGVTFVGPGIGELVHSATVAVAGEVPIDRLWHAVPAYPTISEIWLRLLETYRDA from the coding sequence ATGACTGATGCTTCCTTGAACACCGAATACGACGTCGTGGTGATCGGAGCGGGTCCGGTGGGTGAGAACGTCGCCGACCGGGCGCGTGCCGCCGGGCTGAGCACGGCGGTCGTCGAGGCGGAACTCATCGGCGGCGAGTGCTCGTACTGGGCCTGCATGCCCAGCAAGGCCCTGCTGCGCCCCGTCGTCGCCCGTGCGGACGCCCGCCGCCTGCCCGGCCTCAGCGACGCCGTGCAGGGACCGCTGGACACGAAAGCGGTCCTCGCCCGCCGAGACGCCTTCGCCTCGAACTGGAAGGACGACGGACAGGCCGCCTGGGTGGAGGGCATCGGGGCGGACATCTACCGGGGCCAGGGCCGGATCACCGGGGTGAGGACGGCCTCGGTCACCGCCCCCGACGGCACGGAACACCGGCTCACCGCCCGGCACGCCATCGCCGTCTGCACCGGCAGCCGCGCCGTCGTCCCCAATCTGCCCGGCGTCGAGGGGGCTCACCCCTGGACCAGCCGGGAGGCGACGAGCGCCAAGGAGGTGCCCGGCCGCCTCGTGATCGTCGGAGGCGGGGTCGTCGGGGTGGAGATGGCCACCGTCTGGCAGGCCCTCGGCGCCCGGGTGACGATGCTGATCCGCGGCAAGGGGCTCCTACCCAAGATGGAACCCTTCGCGGGCGAGCTGGTCGCCGAGGCCCTGGCGGAGGGCGGCGCCGACATCCGTACCGGAGTCTCGGCGACCTCCGTACGGCGTACCGCCCCGGACGGCCCGGTCACCGTGGAGCTGGACAACGGCGAACGCGTCGAGGCCGACGAGATCCTCTTCGCCACCGGCCGCGCCCCGCGCACCGACGACCTCGGCCTGGAAACGGTGGGCCTGACACCCGGCTCCTGGCTCACCGTCGACGACAGCTGCCGCGTCGACGGCACCACCTGGCTCTACGCGATCGGCGACGTCAACCACCGGGCGCTCCTCACCCACCAGGGCAAGTACCAGGCGCGCATCGCGGGCGCCGCGATCGCCGCCCGCGCCGCGGGCGTCCCGCTGCTGGAGACCGAGCGCTGGGGCGCCCACGCGGCCACCGCCGACCACGCGGCCGTCCCCCAGGTCGTCTTCACCGACCCCGAGGCCGGCGCGGTCGGACTCACCCTCGCCGAGGCCGAGGAGGCCGGCCACCGGGTGCGCGCCGTCGACTACGACCTCGCGGCGGTGGCGGGCTCCGGCCTGTACGCGGACGGCTACCGCGGCCGCGCCCGGATGGTCGTGGACCTCGACCGGGAGATCCTGCTCGGCGTCACCTTCGTCGGACCCGGCATCGGCGAGCTGGTGCACTCGGCGACGGTCGCGGTCGCGGGCGAGGTCCCCATCGACCGGCTGTGGCACGCCGTCCCCGCGTATCCGACGATCAGCGAGATCTGGCTGCGTCTGCTGGAGACGTACCGGGACGCGTAG
- a CDS encoding ABC transporter ATP-binding protein, with the protein MRPVPGGCSSTSRHSDAEVVEEGTAEEVFGAPRHPYTKSLLAAVVTVGTDAAPPGDLPETGGPVPTRPGTSPADAARSR; encoded by the coding sequence GTGCGGCCGGTGCCCGGTGGGTGCAGCTCGACGAGCCGGCACTCGGACGCGGAGGTGGTGGAGGAGGGGACGGCCGAGGAGGTGTTCGGCGCGCCGCGGCACCCGTACACGAAGTCGCTGCTCGCGGCCGTCGTCACGGTCGGTACGGATGCCGCCCCGCCCGGGGACCTGCCGGAGACGGGCGGGCCGGTGCCTACGCGTCCCGGTACGTCTCCAGCAGACGCAGCCAGATCTCGCTGA
- the trxA gene encoding thioredoxin, giving the protein MSTVELTKENFDQVVSDSGFVLIDFWASWCGPCRQFAPVYDAASERHDDLVFAKVDTEAQQELAAAFEIRSIPTLMIVRDNVAVFAQPGALPEAALEDIIGQARKLDMDEVRKSIEDQKNEQK; this is encoded by the coding sequence ATGAGCACCGTTGAGCTCACCAAGGAAAACTTCGATCAGGTTGTCAGCGACAGCGGGTTCGTCCTGATCGACTTCTGGGCTTCCTGGTGCGGCCCGTGCCGGCAGTTCGCGCCGGTCTACGACGCGGCCTCCGAGCGCCACGACGACCTGGTCTTCGCCAAGGTCGACACGGAGGCGCAGCAGGAACTGGCGGCGGCGTTCGAGATCCGTTCCATTCCCACGCTGATGATCGTCCGGGACAATGTGGCGGTGTTCGCCCAGCCCGGGGCGCTGCCGGAGGCGGCGCTGGAGGACATCATCGGACAGGCCAGGAAGCTGGACATGGACGAGGTCCGCAAGTCCATCGAGGACCAGAAGAACGAGCAGAAGTAG
- a CDS encoding CbtA family protein, which translates to MNSISVRALLVRGMLAGLVAGALALVVAYFLGESRVDAAIALEEAHSHDHGGGEELVSRTMQSTAGLATGVLVFGVAIGGIAALVFCYALGRIGRFGPRATAALIAGAALLTVYVVPFLKYPANPPAVGNPDTIGRRTALFFLMVALSVLLAVAAVILGKRLAPRLGNWNATIAASAAYVLVIGLAYAFLPSFNEVGKDFPAALLWEFRLATLAVQATLWITFGLVFGGLTERLLVPRTESVRTGSGTANRPAAASG; encoded by the coding sequence ATGAACTCCATTTCTGTCAGAGCCCTGCTCGTTCGCGGCATGCTGGCGGGCCTTGTCGCGGGCGCGCTCGCCCTCGTGGTCGCCTACTTCCTCGGCGAGTCCCGGGTGGACGCGGCCATCGCGCTCGAAGAGGCGCACAGCCATGACCACGGTGGCGGCGAGGAACTCGTCAGCCGCACCATGCAGTCCACCGCGGGCCTCGCCACCGGTGTGCTCGTCTTCGGTGTGGCGATCGGTGGTATCGCCGCCCTCGTCTTCTGTTACGCCCTCGGCCGGATCGGCAGATTCGGGCCGAGGGCCACGGCCGCCCTGATCGCGGGCGCGGCCCTGCTGACGGTGTACGTCGTGCCGTTCCTGAAGTACCCGGCCAACCCGCCGGCCGTCGGCAACCCGGACACCATCGGCCGGCGCACCGCCCTGTTCTTCCTGATGGTCGCGCTCAGCGTGCTGCTGGCCGTCGCCGCCGTGATCCTCGGCAAGCGGCTGGCTCCCCGCCTGGGCAACTGGAACGCGACGATCGCCGCATCGGCCGCCTATGTCCTCGTGATCGGACTCGCGTACGCGTTCCTGCCCTCGTTCAACGAGGTCGGAAAGGATTTCCCGGCCGCCCTGCTGTGGGAGTTCCGCCTGGCCACCCTCGCCGTACAGGCCACCCTCTGGATCACCTTCGGCCTCGTCTTCGGCGGGCTGACGGAACGGCTCCTCGTGCCGAGGACGGAGTCGGTGAGGACCGGAAGCGGCACGGCGAACCGGCCTGCCGCAGCTTCCGGCTGA
- a CDS encoding TetR/AcrR family transcriptional regulator, with protein MSTRARILEEAARLVAESPNGEISTRAVCEAAQVGAPALYRHFGDKEGLLSAVVDHGFDKYLATKRQRGESADPIEDLRNGWDSHVEFALQNPNLYRLMNSPAMRTPPAAALESHRILTKDLERAAAVGRLRLAPELAAQMVMSANVGVALMLVARPATFRDTSTSRRVRDAVHAQIFTPDAAGAPTDADGTGATSSGASVPSTAARLSALLRQTPDPALSPAEGALLTEWLNRLSNAPRDR; from the coding sequence ATGAGCACACGAGCACGGATTCTGGAAGAGGCGGCGCGCCTGGTCGCGGAGTCGCCGAACGGGGAGATCTCCACCCGGGCCGTGTGCGAGGCTGCACAGGTGGGGGCCCCGGCGCTCTACCGCCACTTCGGCGACAAGGAAGGCCTGCTGTCCGCGGTGGTGGACCACGGCTTCGACAAGTACCTTGCGACGAAGCGGCAGCGCGGCGAGAGCGCGGACCCCATCGAGGACCTGCGCAACGGCTGGGACAGTCACGTCGAATTCGCCCTGCAGAACCCGAATCTGTACCGGCTGATGAATTCACCGGCCATGCGCACCCCACCGGCCGCGGCTCTGGAGTCCCACAGGATCCTCACCAAGGACCTGGAACGGGCCGCGGCCGTGGGCAGGCTGCGGCTGGCCCCCGAACTGGCCGCGCAGATGGTGATGTCGGCCAACGTGGGCGTGGCGCTGATGCTGGTCGCCCGCCCCGCGACCTTCAGGGACACGAGCACGTCCCGGCGGGTACGCGACGCCGTTCACGCCCAGATCTTCACCCCGGACGCGGCAGGCGCCCCCACCGACGCGGACGGCACGGGGGCGACCTCGTCCGGGGCCTCCGTACCGTCCACCGCGGCCCGGCTGAGCGCGCTCCTGCGGCAGACGCCCGATCCCGCACTCAGCCCGGCCGAGGGCGCCCTCCTGACGGAATGGCTCAACCGCCTGTCGAACGCCCCTCGCGACCGCTAG
- a CDS encoding histidine phosphatase family protein, with product MTVQVMLISPALDAALREARFGGDAPLDAAGVRQARAAAPEVPAADRHVRGPSGRCTGTADALGLRAEPEPGLRDWDMGRWSGQRLATVSGNEPEAVSAWLTDPSAAPHGGESLLEFCARVGRWLESAGAPYGDGGGRVLGVVEPAVVRAVIVRALALPAEAFWRLDVAPLTLTGLSGRSGRWNLRCGRPLSAAQGNPRRP from the coding sequence ATGACGGTACAGGTGATGTTGATCTCACCGGCGCTCGACGCCGCCTTGCGCGAGGCCCGCTTCGGCGGTGACGCGCCGCTCGACGCCGCCGGCGTGCGACAGGCCCGGGCCGCCGCACCGGAAGTGCCCGCGGCCGACCGCCATGTGCGCGGGCCGTCCGGGCGCTGCACCGGGACCGCCGATGCGCTGGGCTTGCGCGCCGAGCCCGAACCCGGGCTCCGGGACTGGGACATGGGCCGGTGGAGCGGGCAGCGGCTGGCGACGGTGAGCGGAAACGAGCCGGAGGCGGTATCGGCCTGGCTGACCGATCCTTCGGCTGCTCCGCACGGCGGCGAATCACTGCTGGAGTTCTGTGCGCGGGTGGGCCGCTGGCTGGAGTCCGCGGGGGCCCCGTACGGCGACGGGGGCGGCCGTGTGCTGGGGGTCGTCGAGCCCGCGGTGGTGCGGGCGGTGATCGTACGGGCACTGGCGCTGCCTGCGGAGGCGTTCTGGCGCCTGGACGTCGCCCCGCTGACGCTGACAGGGCTCAGCGGCCGGTCCGGGCGGTGGAACCTGCGCTGTGGCCGGCCGCTGTCCGCCGCCCAGGGCAACCCACGGCGTCCGTAG
- a CDS encoding pirin family protein, translated as MSNLDRQAALSVCGGRGFVVAEPVRELLTPRHVQLGESTEVRRLLPNLGRRMVGAWAFVDHYGPDDIAGEPGMQVPPHPHMGLQTVSWLHDGEVLHRDSLGSLRTIRPRELGLMTSGQAISHSEESPKSHARFLHGAQLWVALPDAHRHVEPHFQHHTELPAITAPGLTATLILGELDGATSPGTTYTPIVGADLSLSSGAETRLPLDPDFEYAVLSMSGQAEVDGVPVLPGSMLYLGCGRTELPLRAATDAGLMLLGGEPFEEEIVMWWNFIGRSHEEIEEARKGWMESSRFGEVKGYDGDRLPAPELPPVALKPRGRVR; from the coding sequence ATGAGCAATCTCGATCGCCAGGCCGCACTCTCCGTCTGTGGAGGGCGGGGCTTCGTCGTCGCCGAACCTGTACGTGAACTCCTCACTCCGCGCCATGTCCAGCTGGGTGAGTCCACCGAGGTCCGCAGGCTGCTGCCCAACCTGGGGCGCCGGATGGTCGGCGCATGGGCCTTCGTCGATCACTACGGCCCCGACGACATCGCAGGCGAACCCGGGATGCAAGTGCCGCCCCACCCCCACATGGGCCTGCAGACGGTCAGCTGGCTGCACGACGGTGAGGTCCTGCACCGCGACAGCCTGGGCAGTCTCCGTACGATCCGCCCGCGCGAGCTGGGACTGATGACCTCCGGCCAGGCCATCAGCCACTCCGAGGAGAGCCCGAAGTCCCACGCGAGGTTTCTGCACGGCGCCCAGCTCTGGGTCGCCCTGCCGGACGCCCACCGTCACGTCGAGCCGCACTTCCAGCACCACACCGAACTGCCGGCCATCACGGCCCCCGGCCTCACCGCCACCCTGATCCTGGGCGAACTCGACGGCGCCACCTCGCCCGGCACCACGTACACCCCGATCGTCGGCGCCGACCTGTCCCTGTCCAGCGGCGCCGAGACCCGCCTGCCGCTCGACCCGGACTTCGAATACGCGGTGCTCTCGATGTCCGGCCAGGCCGAGGTCGACGGCGTACCCGTGCTGCCCGGCTCCATGCTCTACCTCGGCTGCGGCCGCACCGAACTCCCCTTGCGCGCGGCCACCGACGCGGGCCTCATGCTCCTGGGCGGCGAGCCCTTCGAGGAGGAGATCGTCATGTGGTGGAACTTCATCGGGCGTTCCCACGAGGAGATCGAGGAGGCCCGGAAGGGCTGGATGGAGAGCTCCCGCTTCGGCGAGGTGAAGGGCTACGACGGTGACCGGCTGCCCGCTCCGGAACTCCCGCCTGTCGCGCTGAAACCACGTGGTCGGGTGCGCTGA
- a CDS encoding CbtB domain-containing protein, with protein MAQIAAPATAAPAITPISLKAIAPWAVFFGILMLVLLYFVGAEQGATAVISGEGVHEWVHDGRHLLGFPCH; from the coding sequence ATGGCACAGATTGCTGCCCCCGCCACCGCCGCACCGGCGATCACCCCCATCTCCCTGAAGGCCATCGCCCCTTGGGCGGTCTTCTTCGGCATCCTCATGCTCGTACTGCTGTACTTCGTCGGCGCCGAGCAGGGCGCCACCGCGGTCATCTCCGGCGAAGGTGTCCACGAGTGGGTCCACGACGGCCGCCACCTCCTCGGTTTCCCCTGCCACTGA
- a CDS encoding SDR family oxidoreductase, which yields MSEQNTTARRVAIVTGGSRGIGRESAERLASDGFAVVINYAGNRTEAESAVAAITAAGGQAIAFRADVADEVAVAALFDTAEESFGGVDVVVHAAGVMTLAPLVDTDLDALDRMHRTNIRGTFVVDQQAARRLRKGGAIVNFSSSVLALAMPGYSAYAATKGAVEAMTLILARELRGRDITVNAVAPGPTATAMFLDGKDEQTIAKLAGQAPLERLGTPQDIAEVISFLAGPARWVNGQVLRANGGIV from the coding sequence ATGAGCGAGCAGAACACCACCGCACGCCGCGTAGCGATCGTCACCGGAGGGTCGCGGGGCATCGGCCGCGAGAGCGCCGAGCGGCTGGCATCCGACGGATTCGCCGTCGTCATCAACTACGCGGGCAATCGGACCGAGGCCGAATCGGCGGTCGCGGCGATCACCGCGGCCGGCGGGCAGGCCATCGCCTTCCGCGCCGACGTGGCCGACGAGGTCGCGGTCGCGGCCCTCTTCGACACGGCTGAGGAGTCCTTCGGTGGAGTCGACGTGGTGGTGCACGCGGCCGGTGTCATGACGCTGGCGCCGCTGGTCGACACCGATCTGGACGCACTTGACCGGATGCACCGCACCAACATCCGCGGAACGTTCGTCGTCGACCAGCAGGCGGCCCGCCGCCTGCGCAAGGGCGGGGCGATCGTCAACTTCTCCAGCTCCGTGCTGGCGCTGGCCATGCCCGGCTACAGCGCCTACGCCGCCACGAAGGGCGCCGTCGAGGCAATGACCCTGATCCTGGCCCGGGAGCTGCGCGGGCGGGACATCACGGTCAACGCCGTGGCCCCCGGACCGACCGCCACCGCTATGTTTCTGGACGGCAAGGACGAGCAGACCATCGCGAAGCTGGCCGGCCAGGCACCGCTGGAGCGGCTGGGCACCCCGCAGGACATCGCCGAGGTGATCTCCTTCCTCGCCGGTCCGGCCCGCTGGGTCAACGGCCAGGTGCTGCGCGCCAACGGCGGCATCGTCTGA